A genomic window from Pungitius pungitius chromosome 12, fPunPun2.1, whole genome shotgun sequence includes:
- the LOC119221048 gene encoding somatostatin receptor type 5-like — protein sequence MDGSYNWTLILKNVNLSSSNSTQNNTWDMAVMPFNIVTAVVYVMVFIVGLLGNTLVIYVVIRYAKMKTVTNLYILNLALADELYILGIPFLGTNSVLSYWPYGDFLCKVYMTADAMSQFTSTFCLTVMSIDRYLAVVHPMRSAKWRKPQVAKIFNAVVWVVSFLVVLPVTIYSNVQEEFNACNITWPEPHEVQSIIFILYTSILGFFCPLVVICLCYLLIVIKVRSAGVRAGITNRRKSERKVTRMVVIIVMVFVLCWLPFFTTNLVNLVYIIPENHAGVYFFLVILTYVNSCANPILYGFLSENFKQSFQKVLCLQRPKGICTTGQMDSRKTASKENSIPALPLRDYTQNGNMESIQEPVQMEVIGDLELQKRELIGQP from the exons ATGGATGGCTCCTACAATTGGACGTTGATACTCAAGAATGTCAACTTATCCTCCTCCAACTCCACACAAAACAATACCTGGGACATGGCGGTAATGCCCTTCAATATCGTCACCGCCGTAGTCTACGTCATGGTCTTCATTGTTGGTCTTCTGGGTAACACGCTGGTCATCTATGTGGTCATTCGCTACGCCAAGATGAAGACTGTTACCAACTTGTACATCCTTAATTTAGCCTTGGCAGATGAACTCTACATCCTGGGAATTCCCTTTCTAGGCACTAACAGTGTGCTTTCCTACTGGCCGTATGGGGATTTCCTCTGCAAGGTGTACATGACTGCCGATGCCATGAGCCAGTTCACCTCCACCTTTTGCCTCACAGTGATGAGCATCGATCGCTACCTGGCTGTGGTTCATCCTATGCGCAGTGCTAAGTGGAGGAAGCCACAGGTGGCCAAGATTTTTAATGCCGTTGTGTGGGTTGTGTCCTTTTTGGTTGTGCTGCCGGTTACAATCTACTCAAATGTACAAGAGGAGTTCAATGCCTGCAACATAACATGGCCTGAGCCACATGAAGTGCAGtccatcatcttcatcctctATACATCCATATTGGGCTTCTTTTGTCCTCTGGTGGTCATCTGCCTCTGCTACCTGCTTATTGTCATCAAG GTGAGGTCGGCAGGTGTGCGCGCGGGCATTACTAATCGACGCAAGTCAGAGCGGAAGGTGACGCGCATGGTGGTTATCATCGTGATGGTGTTTGTACTCTGTTGGCTGCCCTTCTTCACCACCAACCTCGTCAACCTGGTTTACATCATCCCTGAGAACCACGCTGGAGTCTACTTCTTCCTGGTCATCCTCACCTACGTCAACTCCTGCGCCAACCCAATCCTCTATGGTTTCCTCTCTGAAAACTTCAAGCAGAGCTTCCAGAAGGTGCTGTGCTTACAAAGACCAAAGGGCATTTGCACAACAGGCCAGATGGACAGCAGAAAGACTGCATCCAAGGAAAACAGCATTCCTGCTCTCCCGCTCCGAGATTACACCCAGAATGGAAATATGGAGAGCATTCAG GAGCCCGTCCAGATGGAAGTTATTGGGGACCTTGAGCTTCAGAAGAGAGAGTTGATTGGTCAGCCTTGA